GCATGATGTTTGGAAAACCATTTCACAGTGCTTCGTAGAACTTATAGAATTTATTATTATAAACGATATGATCATGTTAACtagttttgttcttttgttttgtaGGATCATGTGAAGTCCCAATAAGCTAGAAAAGTTTGGTGTTAGTTCCTTTTTGTTTGGGTGGTGATGTTCTTCAGTAAGTTCGAATCATTGAGCTTCTTGTCATCAGCCAAACTTCGTCGATCAATTCCCATGGCCCTTAAAAACCCACCCATCTCTGCTCCTTCCCATGTTCAAAGCTACAGTTCTGCCATCCCGCCATCCAAGACCCACCTCTACGCATCGTTCTTCTGCACCCTCGTACAACTTTACTTGACATGTGGCAGATTTTCCAATGCTTCTGGTGCCCTCTATTCTATGCGAAATCATGGCCTTGTTCCTGATTTGCCGCTCTGGAATCAACTTCTTTACCAATTCAATGCCTCAGGTTTCGTCTCTCATGTATCTTTTCTTTACGCTGAGATGCTTTCTTGTGGGGTTATGCCCAATATTTTCACCCGCAACATATTGATTCATTCTTTCTGCAAAGTGGGAAACTTGAGTCTTGCACTAGATTTCCTGAGAACTGGTGAAATTGATACTGTTTCATATAATACTGTCATATGGGGTTTCTGTAAACAAGGATTGGCTTATCAGGCTTTTGGGTTTTTGTCCCAAATGGTGAAGAGGGATCTATCAATCAATTCGTATACTTGTAATACACTAGTTAACGGGTTTTGTCAAATTGGGTTGGTAGAGTATGCAGAATGGGTTATGGATAATTTGGTGGATGGTGGAATTCCACAGGATGTTGTAGGTTTTAACACCTTGATTGCTGGACATTGCAAAGCTGGTCAAGTTAGTCAGGCACTTGAATTGATGGGGAGAATGGGTAGGGACAGTCTGTTGCCTGATATTGTTACTTATAATACTCTCATACATGGGTTTTGCAACATGGGTGATTTTGTAAGGGCCAAGAGTCTTATAGATACGATGTTGAGATTGCGGAGAAACAAAGAAGGCCCTCAAGATGAAAGAGATGATGGCCAGAATCAGACTGAAGGTGAGAATTTGAAACCAAACCTTATAACACACACCACACTCATTAGTTCTTACAGTAAGCggcaaggacttgaagaagctCTGTCTTTGTATGAAGAAATGGTTATGAATGGCATTTATCCCGATGTAGTTACTTGTAGCTCCATTATAAATGGCCTTTGCAAGTATGGGAGGTTATCAGAAGCCAAAGTGCTTCTAAGGGAGATGGAGGAAATGGATGTGGATCCTAATCATGTCTCCTACACTACCCTTGTGGATTCCTTGTTTAAGGCAGGCTCTTCCATGGAAGCTCTTGCCCTTCAAAGCCAAATGGTTGTTCGTGGCCTGGTTTTTGATTTGGTAATCTGTACTGCTTTAATTGTTGGACTCTTTAAGGTTGGGAAAGCTGATGAGGCTAAAGACCTGTTTCGAACAATTTCAAAGCTTGGCCTAGATCCAAACTCTATCGCCTACTCTGCATTCATCAATGGGCTTTGCAATTTAGGAGACATGAATGATGCAGAATCTATACTTAAACAAATGGAGAAGCGCCACGTTCTACCAAATATTATTACTTATTCGTCAATGATAAATGGCTTCATGAAGGAAGGAAAGCTTGGTGAGGCCATGAATTTATTAAGGGAGATGGTGCAAAAGAATATCCTGCCAAATGCTTTTGTGTATGCAACACTAATTGATGGGTGTTTTAAGGCAGGCAAACAAGAGTTTGCTCTTGATCTTtacaatgaaatgaaaatcgGAGGATTGGAGGAAAATAGTTTCATACTTGATGCTTTTGTGAACAACATGAAAAAGCACAGAAGGATGGAGGAAGCTGAAGGATTAGTTATGGATATGACTTCTGGGGGTTTGTTTCTAGACCGTGTTAACTACACATCTCTAATGGATGGTTACTTTAAAGCGCGAAAGGAGTCAATTGCTCTTAACTTGGCCCAAGAGATGATGGAGAAAAATATAGGGTTTGATGTTGTTGCATACAATGTCTTGATGAATGGTTTACTGAGGCTTGGGAAGTATGAAGCAAAATCTGTTTGTACTGGAATGAAAGAGTTGGGTTTGGCTCCTGACTGTGCCACATACAATACCATGATTAATGGATTCTGCAGAGAGGGTGACACTGAAAATGCTTTTAAACTCTGGCATGAGATGAAGTGTCAAGATTTAATTCCAAACTCAAACACTTGTAACATTCTGATACGAGGACTTTGTGATACTGATGAGATAGGAAAAGCAATAGATGTCTTAAATGGAATGGTGGTTGATGGTTCTCTTCCTACATCATTTATTCACAGAATTCTGCTTGATGCTTCTTCAAAGAGTAGAAGAGCTGATTCAATTTTGCAGATGCATCATAAGCTTGTATGGATGGGGCTTAACCTCAATCGGGATGTTTATAATAATCTCATCACTGTCTTGTGTAGGCTAGGTATGACCATGAAAGCTACTTCAGTATTGAAAGAGATGACTGGAGGAGGATTTTTAGCTGATATTGATACCTACAATGCCTTTATATGTGGATATTGCAGAAGCAGTCATATGAAAAGGGCTTTTGCTACTTACTCGCAAATGTTGGCTGAGGGAGTTTCTCCAAATATTGAAACGTACAATCTTCTTTTAGGGGGACTTTCAGGTGCTGGTCTGATGACAAATGCAGAGGAGTTCTTTGGtcaaatgaagaacaaaggCTTTGTTCCTAATGCTTCTACGTATGACACTTTGGTTTCTGGTCATGGTAAGAAGG
This window of the Malus domestica chromosome 03, GDT2T_hap1 genome carries:
- the LOC103400956 gene encoding pentatricopeptide repeat-containing protein At5g14770, mitochondrial — encoded protein: MFFSKFESLSFLSSAKLRRSIPMALKNPPISAPSHVQSYSSAIPPSKTHLYASFFCTLVQLYLTCGRFSNASGALYSMRNHGLVPDLPLWNQLLYQFNASGFVSHVSFLYAEMLSCGVMPNIFTRNILIHSFCKVGNLSLALDFLRTGEIDTVSYNTVIWGFCKQGLAYQAFGFLSQMVKRDLSINSYTCNTLVNGFCQIGLVEYAEWVMDNLVDGGIPQDVVGFNTLIAGHCKAGQVSQALELMGRMGRDSLLPDIVTYNTLIHGFCNMGDFVRAKSLIDTMLRLRRNKEGPQDERDDGQNQTEGENLKPNLITHTTLISSYSKRQGLEEALSLYEEMVMNGIYPDVVTCSSIINGLCKYGRLSEAKVLLREMEEMDVDPNHVSYTTLVDSLFKAGSSMEALALQSQMVVRGLVFDLVICTALIVGLFKVGKADEAKDLFRTISKLGLDPNSIAYSAFINGLCNLGDMNDAESILKQMEKRHVLPNIITYSSMINGFMKEGKLGEAMNLLREMVQKNILPNAFVYATLIDGCFKAGKQEFALDLYNEMKIGGLEENSFILDAFVNNMKKHRRMEEAEGLVMDMTSGGLFLDRVNYTSLMDGYFKARKESIALNLAQEMMEKNIGFDVVAYNVLMNGLLRLGKYEAKSVCTGMKELGLAPDCATYNTMINGFCREGDTENAFKLWHEMKCQDLIPNSNTCNILIRGLCDTDEIGKAIDVLNGMVVDGSLPTSFIHRILLDASSKSRRADSILQMHHKLVWMGLNLNRDVYNNLITVLCRLGMTMKATSVLKEMTGGGFLADIDTYNAFICGYCRSSHMKRAFATYSQMLAEGVSPNIETYNLLLGGLSGAGLMTNAEEFFGQMKNKGFVPNASTYDTLVSGHGKKGNKKEAIRLYCEMVSKGFVPKTSTYNILISDFAKAGKMSQARELMNEMQTRGTSPNSSTYNILICGWCRLSRQPELERNLKKSYRAEAKRLLTDMKEKGYVPCESTVLCISSTFARPGKKADAQRLLKELYNKKHT